A single genomic interval of Hevea brasiliensis isolate MT/VB/25A 57/8 chromosome 4, ASM3005281v1, whole genome shotgun sequence harbors:
- the LOC110647158 gene encoding electron transfer flavoprotein subunit alpha, mitochondrial isoform X3, whose product MAMLRAVKTTFLPQISSLISTARSVSTLVVAEHEGGAIKGPSVSAVEAAKALGDGNSISILVAGSGPSLQEAAAHAASCHPSISQVLVADSDKCTHSLAEPWARLVHLVQQKGGYSHILAAANSFGKNILPRAAALLDVSPITDVIDISGSSQFVRPIYAGNALCTVRYTGASPCMLTIRSTSFPVPAISADTKSNEARISQVDLSTFGEVGATRAAVDAGFVPNDLQVGQTGKIVAPELYMAFGVSGAIQHIAGMRDSRVIVAVNKDSDAPVFQVADYGLVGDLFEVIPELLEKLPEKK is encoded by the exons ATGGCAATGCTCAGAGCTGTCAAAACAACCTTTCTCCCTCAAATTTCCTCTTTAATCTCCACCGCTAGATCA GTGAGCACATTGGTTGTAGCCGAACATGAAGGTGGTGCTATAAAGGGTCCATCTGTAAGTGCAGTAGAGGCTGCAAAGGCTTTGGGCGATGGAAATTCAATTTCTATTCTTGTCGCTGGATCAGGTCCGTCCCTTCAAGAAGCTGCTGCACATGCTGCCTCATGTCATCCCTCAATTTCACAG GTACTTGTTGCTGATTCAGATAAATGTACTCATTCTTTGGCAGAACCTTGGGCTAGGTTGGTCCATTTGGTTCAGCAAAAAGGTGGCTACTCACACATACTTGCTGCTGCGAATTCATTTGGCAAAAACATACTGCCACGTGCAGCTGCCCTTTTAGATGTTTCTCCAATTACTGATGTTATTGATATTTCTGGTTCTAGTCAATTTGTCAG ACCAATTTATGCTGGAAATGCACTTTGTACTGTGCGATATACTGGCGCTAGTCCTTGTATGTTGACCATTAGATCAACATCTTTTCCAGTACCTGCGATCTCAGCTGATACAAAATCTAATGAAGCTCGTATTTCCCAGGTTGACCTCTCAACCTTTGGTGAAG TTGGTGCTACCCGTGCTGCTGTTGATGCGGGATTTGTTCCAAATGACCTCCAG GTTGGTCAGACTGGAAAAATTGTTGCTCCAGAATTGTATATGGCTTTTGGTGTTTCTGGAGCCATTCAACACATAGCTGGCATGAGAGATTCCAGGGTCATTGTTGCTGTAAATAAAGATTCAGATGCACCTGTATTCCAG GTAGCTGATTATGGACTCGTTGGTGATCTTTTTGAGGTGATACCAGAGTTGTTAGAGAAGCTTCCGGAGAAGAAGTAG
- the LOC110647158 gene encoding electron transfer flavoprotein subunit alpha, mitochondrial isoform X1, producing the protein MAMLRAVKTTFLPQISSLISTARSVSTLVVAEHEGGAIKGPSVSAVEAAKALGDGNSISILVAGSGPSLQEAAAHAASCHPSISQVLVADSDKCTHSLAEPWARLVHLVQQKGGYSHILAAANSFGKNILPRAAALLDVSPITDVIDISGSSQFVRPIYAGNALCTVRYTGASPCMLTIRSTSFPVPAISADTKSNEARISQVDLSTFGEDSVGKSRYVQHTSQDTERPDLGSARIVVTGGRGLKSAENFKMIEKLAEKLGAAVGATRAAVDAGFVPNDLQVGQTGKIVAPELYMAFGVSGAIQHIAGMRDSRVIVAVNKDSDAPVFQVADYGLVGDLFEVIPELLEKLPEKK; encoded by the exons ATGGCAATGCTCAGAGCTGTCAAAACAACCTTTCTCCCTCAAATTTCCTCTTTAATCTCCACCGCTAGATCA GTGAGCACATTGGTTGTAGCCGAACATGAAGGTGGTGCTATAAAGGGTCCATCTGTAAGTGCAGTAGAGGCTGCAAAGGCTTTGGGCGATGGAAATTCAATTTCTATTCTTGTCGCTGGATCAGGTCCGTCCCTTCAAGAAGCTGCTGCACATGCTGCCTCATGTCATCCCTCAATTTCACAG GTACTTGTTGCTGATTCAGATAAATGTACTCATTCTTTGGCAGAACCTTGGGCTAGGTTGGTCCATTTGGTTCAGCAAAAAGGTGGCTACTCACACATACTTGCTGCTGCGAATTCATTTGGCAAAAACATACTGCCACGTGCAGCTGCCCTTTTAGATGTTTCTCCAATTACTGATGTTATTGATATTTCTGGTTCTAGTCAATTTGTCAG ACCAATTTATGCTGGAAATGCACTTTGTACTGTGCGATATACTGGCGCTAGTCCTTGTATGTTGACCATTAGATCAACATCTTTTCCAGTACCTGCGATCTCAGCTGATACAAAATCTAATGAAGCTCGTATTTCCCAGGTTGACCTCTCAACCTTTGGTGAAG ATTCTGTTGGTAAGTCTAGATATGTACAGCATACATCTCAGGACACTGAGCGCCCTGACCTTGGAAGTGCACGAATAGTGGTCACAGGGGGTCGGGGGTTGAAAAGTGCAGAGAACTTCAAAATGATTGAGAAACTTGCAGAAAAGCTTGGTGCAGCTG TTGGTGCTACCCGTGCTGCTGTTGATGCGGGATTTGTTCCAAATGACCTCCAG GTTGGTCAGACTGGAAAAATTGTTGCTCCAGAATTGTATATGGCTTTTGGTGTTTCTGGAGCCATTCAACACATAGCTGGCATGAGAGATTCCAGGGTCATTGTTGCTGTAAATAAAGATTCAGATGCACCTGTATTCCAG GTAGCTGATTATGGACTCGTTGGTGATCTTTTTGAGGTGATACCAGAGTTGTTAGAGAAGCTTCCGGAGAAGAAGTAG
- the LOC110647158 gene encoding electron transfer flavoprotein subunit alpha, mitochondrial isoform X2: MAMLRAVKTTFLPQISSLISTARSVSTLVVAEHEGGAIKGPSVSAVEAAKALGDGNSISILVAGSGPSLQEAAAHAASCHPSISQVLVADSDKCTHSLAEPWARLVHLVQQKGGYSHILAAANSFGKNILPRAAALLDVSPITDVIDISGSSQFVRPIYAGNALCTVRYTGASPCMLTIRSTSFPVPAISADTKSNEARISQVDLSTFGEDSVGKSRYVQHTSQDTERPDLGSARIVVTGGRGLKSAENFKMIEKLAEKLGAAVGATRAAVDAGFVPNDLQVGQTGKIVAPELYMAFGVSGAIQHIAGMRDSRVIVAVNKDSDAPVFQNAIAYM; encoded by the exons ATGGCAATGCTCAGAGCTGTCAAAACAACCTTTCTCCCTCAAATTTCCTCTTTAATCTCCACCGCTAGATCA GTGAGCACATTGGTTGTAGCCGAACATGAAGGTGGTGCTATAAAGGGTCCATCTGTAAGTGCAGTAGAGGCTGCAAAGGCTTTGGGCGATGGAAATTCAATTTCTATTCTTGTCGCTGGATCAGGTCCGTCCCTTCAAGAAGCTGCTGCACATGCTGCCTCATGTCATCCCTCAATTTCACAG GTACTTGTTGCTGATTCAGATAAATGTACTCATTCTTTGGCAGAACCTTGGGCTAGGTTGGTCCATTTGGTTCAGCAAAAAGGTGGCTACTCACACATACTTGCTGCTGCGAATTCATTTGGCAAAAACATACTGCCACGTGCAGCTGCCCTTTTAGATGTTTCTCCAATTACTGATGTTATTGATATTTCTGGTTCTAGTCAATTTGTCAG ACCAATTTATGCTGGAAATGCACTTTGTACTGTGCGATATACTGGCGCTAGTCCTTGTATGTTGACCATTAGATCAACATCTTTTCCAGTACCTGCGATCTCAGCTGATACAAAATCTAATGAAGCTCGTATTTCCCAGGTTGACCTCTCAACCTTTGGTGAAG ATTCTGTTGGTAAGTCTAGATATGTACAGCATACATCTCAGGACACTGAGCGCCCTGACCTTGGAAGTGCACGAATAGTGGTCACAGGGGGTCGGGGGTTGAAAAGTGCAGAGAACTTCAAAATGATTGAGAAACTTGCAGAAAAGCTTGGTGCAGCTG TTGGTGCTACCCGTGCTGCTGTTGATGCGGGATTTGTTCCAAATGACCTCCAG GTTGGTCAGACTGGAAAAATTGTTGCTCCAGAATTGTATATGGCTTTTGGTGTTTCTGGAGCCATTCAACACATAGCTGGCATGAGAGATTCCAGGGTCATTGTTGCTGTAAATAAAGATTCAGATGCACCTGTATTCCAG AATGCAATAGCCTATATGTAA